The sequence GCTATGGAGCACTTTCTATAGCATTTATGGGCTGCTataaaaagtggtttgtggtgtAGTGTGAGTAGTGTTTTCTGAGAGACAAATGGCCACAAATATTATTTGTAATCTATTGGGAGCGTTACTTTCCTTTCTAGCAATTCATGCTTTCACAGTTCAGTCAATTCAAAAGGAAGAGGGAAAGACACTAGGGTTCGATGAGCTTAGAAGCTACCTGGGGACCTTCGGATACCTAACCGACAGTGTTCCAAAAAACTCCAGAAATTTTATCAGCAGCTTTGAGGTTGATGAGGTTTTGGAAACTGCactgaaaaaaattcaaaaaacataTCATCTGAATGTCACAGGAAAGCTTGATTCCGGTACGGTTGATCTAATAAGCACTCCGAGGTGTGGTGTGTCTGATAATTTTGTCAACCTAAATGCAACGGAACAACGTACACATGGTGTTCGTATGGGTTCTCTGGGTTCTCATTACACATTCTTCGAAGGAAACAGGAAATGGCCACCTACAAAGCGTAATCTTACCTACAAATTCAACGCCGGAGCCAAAAATCCCGCTGCGCCATATGCATTATCGATGGCATGTCGACAAGCATTTGATCTATGGGCCGAAGTTACCAACTTTACGTTTCAACAGGTAGTGCCGAGTTCACCAGCTGACATTTTGATTAGCTTTCAACGCCGCGATCATGGAGATGGGAGCCCATTTGACGGGGCCGGTAAGGTTTTGGCGCATGCTTTTGCTCCCACGGATGGAAGGCTGCACTTGGACGCAGATGAGAATTGGAGCTTCAGGCCTCCAAGTAAGAACCAGTACGACCTGGTGTGGGTGGCTGCGCACGAATTAGGGCATGTTCTTGGACTTCAGCACAGTACATTGTCTGATGCCATTATGTACGCCTATGTTGGTGCTGGGAAGACTAGAAGGGCGTTGCACAGTGATGATATTGCAGGGATAAAAGCTTTGTACCAACTGCAGCCGTAGAGGAACCATGCAAAATTGGGTTTTACATGACAACGATATATATGATGGGCTCAAATAATTAATAAGTTTGTAGGACAAATTTTCAAGTTGAGTCGAAAGATTATTAATAGGCTCAAATTAAATTTCCTGAATTATAATAAAATGTGAAAGAGCATCTAAATTGGTCACGAGGTACTTTCTTTTTGGTCAATAACTAGATAACTACATATTATCAATGCGTACTGGTTTGATACTTTCTTTcccttaaattattgtaaaagttCCACTCTGCAAGAACTCCGAATCATTCTCTTGAaactcatcatcttcatcataaaTGATCCGCTTGCCCCGAAATGACCTAACCCAATAGGGAAATCCCAATTCATTGGGCATTTCAATACAATCAAATAGAAAGCCCCAAGGGCGCCATATTCTAGGAGCCcaaactatttgattgaataaatccTCCTCTATCCGTTGCGGGTTAAGGACTTCTTCCCCTTCTGCAAACTCCGATTCATATTGTTCATAGAGAAATCTCTGATCAACGATAGAACAAGATTAGGTTTCGAACTCTCCCTTTAGTAAtagtaaaatttaatatatatatatatatatatatatatatatatatatatataagtgttattggcattccaaaaatctcattctacactccttacacgtgtatttttctttccaaatatagaaagtttggagtgtaaaatgagatttttgaagtgccgataataattatatatatatatatatatattaccaaGCTCTTCCTTAAACTAGCTAGGTAACTACATTTTATGGGTTAATTGTGATTAAatatttacccaaaaaataCCATGGTAATCGTTGGTCATATTTCTAAGTTGTGCCGTTTCTCATCTCGTAATATATAACATATTGTTTATCAACATAAGTGTTTTGTATGAGATGTGATTAATAATGTTAttagtaaatcaaattttgcgTAGATTGTATGGAATCCGTAAAGCTGTAAGACCATGTATAGGGGCCAACGCTTGTCTAGTGCTGGAAGGTCAAGAAAGGCAGTGACCTGATAACATGGCAGCGGACGACCAAAACTCCAGAGTAGTGACCATAACTATAACGCTCCTAAAGTAGTAAAATTTCTTGTCGAACAAGCTCCGACACGTACAAAAGCATAAAGGTCCGGGCACTGTCTTACGCAGTTCCAATCCAAAACCCAATTGTCAAATAAACCTCTTACCTTTCTCAAGCTCTTTAGGCCAGTTAGTGTCCACATTCCCAAAGGGCTATATTGACATATCAAATCAACCCAAATCAAAAGCCCAATCTCGTTCCAAACAAACCACATCCAAATCAAACACGGGTCATAAAAACCCGTTTTCAAATCGGGTTAGTCTTCTCCGTCTGTCTTTCCCTAAGACCCAAGACTTTCTTTTGCTCTGTTTTCACAAAAACGCAAAGTTTGAATCTTTGAAAATCGTACGGAACCATGATGAACGGCGGTCGGCACCAAAACAAATTCGCATGGAAGCCCAACCTCGGCGTCAAAATCAACGAAACCGAGGTCGGAGGCCGGTTCCAGCCGCTGTCGGAAATCACGGGGGTCTGCCAACGCTGCAAGGAACAGATCGAGTGGAAGCGCCGTTACGGAAAGTACAAGACCCTGACGGAGCCCGCCAAGTGCCAACGCTGTACCAAACGCGCCGTCCGGCAGTCCCACCATAAGCTCTGCCCTGCTTGCGCCAAGGAACAAGGTGTTTGTGCAAGTGCTGCTGCCGTGTCGAGCAAATCGTCGGAAAAGACCTCGCGGAAGTGGAGGCTGAGCAGAAGAAGCTTCAAGAGGTTtggttctttaatttttattttattttattgtaaaattttcagtttttaattggTTTTCGATTCGAAAATTGGCAAAAATTGATGGGTTTGTTTTGTCTTATGAATTTGTGATGCGCAGGCGATCAAAAATGCAAGAGAAAGAGATAGGAGGAGTCTGTTGCGTGCGGTATGTTCTCGAATTTAAGCATATTTGGTTTTGGGATTCTTGTGTTGGATTGTGAATGAAAAGTTGCGTAATTTGTAATCTCGAATTGTGCTTCAACAGATGAATGCTGGAAAATCTGCGGGTGTAGCGAAAGCTGCAGGCGAGAAAGGAGGCAAAGCGGGGGACTTGTTCCCCTCCGCGTCGCTTGAAGAATATGCAGCGGCAACCAGagacgatgatgatgatgtgGAGGAGGATGGTGGAGGAGGATGGTGAAGGtgaaggtgaagaagatgagACGCATGTTTGCAATTAAAAGAGGTACTAAGTGGTATTTCGGTAGCAAACATGTCGGTTAGGCCAGTTGGTTACGATCGTGTAGTGTGCCCATCTTTTGCACGCAGGTTCGAAATGGCGTGCTAATCTTTGTACCATCAGTGACAAATTGGGCAATGATATTCTCATTTCTTCAACACAGTTGTAGAAGGTCTTGGAGAAGTTAAATGATCAACGTCTTTTCCTTTTcgtatttctttctttgttttagtaGTCGACACGTAATTTTCGCCACAGTAACCTTgaaattttgtttgattttatttATCAATGAAGTGGCTCTTGTTAATATCATCACAGATCAAGATTCATTGCTTTTGGAGGATCGAAAACTCAGTAGAAAAATAAGAGAAATCGAACTTCACTCTTCAAGTAAACAGCTTCAAGATTGAATGATCCACGGCATGTGCCCAGGTGATTAGGAAATAGCTCAGAAGCTTGTAGTTCATGGTGTGATCCATTGCCAAGAAGAAGACTACTCTTGTCTTGTTTCGAAACAAACCACATCCCAAAGAGGCTTCTTCAAATGCTCAGGCCTTCGGAAACAAGCCTGGGACACTCCAACAAATGAGTCTGAATCAGCTGAGTTCACCATTGACGAAGTTCTAAGCTTCAAGCCGGGGGAGATGAGAATCGGCCTAGACTTTAGCCCGACCATGGGAACGTTTGCTGTATCATGAAGGAAAAGAACATTACCATTGCCTCTAGTACCTTAAACTTAAGGGCTCCTTCTAATGAGGTAATCGCCTAAGAGGAAGATCGGCTCGAGGCTGCCTTTCTTCGACAATGCCCTCGACATTATCCATTCCACTTTGTTCTTGGATGGCTGGATCAGAGCTGAAATCCTTCAATTTGCGCTGTTTGATTGGGAACTCGTCCTTCCGCTGAAGGGTCTTCTTTGGATAGACAGATTCTTCTGTCACAAGGCGGACATGAAGTTGTATATGGATGAGTTTAAGAGGTTAGGTTACAAGCCATTGGTATGGAGGGTACTCAGGGTAGCTCCCAAGACTGATAAGCTTGGAGATGAGCTTTTCTTTTCAGCTGTTTTGGAGAAGCCAATCAGAGGTTAATTATTGTCGTTAACGAGTAAATTTCTCAATATCTTCGTGTTTAAACGAGTAATAATTGTTGTTATTTCAATCGGGCGAATGAATTTGATGTTCTAAAGAGAAGAATatagaaaaatgaaattattATATGAACTTTGTATTAAGAAGTTGAAATTCCCTGCTCAGGGTAAAGGTACACTTGCTACAATTCAAAtgaattcaattcaatttttaaAGTGATATCACAACTATCTATCAGAAAAATTCTTGAAAGAATTCAGCGGACCTTTCCAAAGGTTAGTAACTAATGCATTTTAAGATATCACGGGATCAAATTTCCCAATCAAAAATGTCCGGTACCTGTTTGTTTCATAACCACCAAATTTTCCGTCGATGCATAGTTGCTCCACGGCAAGAGGAAAAGGTTCTGGATGGAAGAGGAATAGCACCTACTCATCTTTTGCACACAGGCGCTCTGAAAGTACAAGGAAACAACAAAATAGAAATCAGTTATTAATTTCTGGTATTCGCAAGTCCGATGATTATTGCTTGAGAAGTTGAACAGCAGGAATTTATCATTTCTGTATCTATGGATTTCGAGATTGGACTTTAAAAGTAGATTGAACCTTGAAGTTGGGTAAACATGAGGCCACAGAAACATCAAGAGAAGAGGACccaaaatatataacaaagaaGCGCAATGGGTTAAGAGTTCGTACTCAGATATTCATAAGCCAATATCATCGAAGTTCCCCAGGCGGACATGCTGAAGAATCTTGGACCTAGCCCTCTGTAGAAACCTTGCCAGCCATCATCTCTAATCAAGTTCTTAATAACTTCTCTTGCAGTAGGTCTCCTGTCATGTCCCATCGTCTACATTGCAGCGACAAAGTTttattaaaaacacaaattatcaATAACTTGGTCAAATGAAGATGAGCAAGCTGCAAGCCAGCAAAGTAACCAGGTACATGAACTGGTTATATGAATACCTGCAGTCGTGTCTTGATGGTATCCAATGGGGTTGTTACGCAGGATGCTGTTGCACCGGCAATAATTCCTCCAGCAGCTTGAACCAACACTATATTCCCCACGCTCGGAACAGCTTCTTCAGAGCCAATTCCATGGCCTAAGAAACTGCTTAATAAATAAAGATAATATAAGAGAGAGATATATTGTCACACAATAAAGATAAACTGTGGACAAAAGGGTATTTGATTCACCTAAACTCCTTCACCTTATAACTTTATCTAAGCAGAACAAAGTTCATTAACCTAATTATAGATATTCAATGGCTTGATGGACTTTAGAATTGCTAAACAACCTAACAATTGACAAAGTTGCAGTATTGATGATTACATCCAACAACTCATTACTTCTTTTTGACAGAATCGATAAGGGTTTTCATTACCAAGAACAACAAGTACAACAGGTACCAGATGGGTACCTATTCTCCAATAACCAATTTCTTGATCTGCAGATAATTCGCACAAAACACAAATGAATCTAAACCATTACTTCTTAACATAACTAATATGTTCCACTAACACACTCTAACCAGGGACCATCTAAAACGAACATTAAACTGATACACCTCCCAACTTTTCATGCCCttgtaaaatgaaaaatcaaatgtTCAACCGAAAATTTTTAAGTTATGTATTGCTGACATTCAATTGAAAGATATAAAATTTACTGATTAAAGAATTATCAATTAGGTGACCTAGTTTAAGAATAAGCACAACCAGAGTTAATAGACAACAAATTACCATTTCTCACCTCCAGATTAAGCGCTGGCTTGAACCATAA is a genomic window of Malus domestica chromosome 09, GDT2T_hap1 containing:
- the LOC103442852 gene encoding metalloendoproteinase 1-like codes for the protein MATNIICNLLGALLSFLAIHAFTVQSIQKEEGKTLGFDELRSYLGTFGYLTDSVPKNSRNFISSFEVDEVLETALKKIQKTYHLNVTGKLDSGTVDLISTPRCGVSDNFVNLNATEQRTHGVRMGSLGSHYTFFEGNRKWPPTKRNLTYKFNAGAKNPAAPYALSMACRQAFDLWAEVTNFTFQQVVPSSPADILISFQRRDHGDGSPFDGAGKVLAHAFAPTDGRLHLDADENWSFRPPSKNQYDLVWVAAHELGHVLGLQHSTLSDAIMYAYVGAGKTRRALHSDDIAGIKALYQLQP
- the LOC103421528 gene encoding uncharacterized protein, which encodes MMNGGRHQNKFAWKPNLGVKINETEVGGRFQPLSEITGVCQRCKEQIEWKRRYGKYKTLTEPAKCQRCTKRAVRQSHHKLCPACAKEQGVCASAAAVSSKSSEKTSRKWRLSRRSFKRRSKMQEKEIGGVCCVR